In the genome of Pelobacter seleniigenes DSM 18267, one region contains:
- a CDS encoding DMT family transporter, whose product MNQQRKAILYALTAVLLWSTVATAFKLALRFLTPIELLLYSGSFSTLLLGAILLKQGKFMEAFHCSAREYLLSIFLGILSPFLYYLVLFKAYALLPAQQAQPLNYTWAITLSLLAVPLLKQKIRWPQWLALVISYCGVVVISTEGHPLSLHFTDPFGVALALFSTIIWALYWIFSTRDRRDPIVGLFVNFLASFPFVLGCYLLTTELRIPDYHGLLGAAYVGTFEMGACFVFWLMAMKLTDNTAKISNLIFLSPFLSLLFIHFLVGEEILASTFIGLILIVVGLLCQRIRS is encoded by the coding sequence ATGAATCAGCAGCGCAAAGCCATTCTTTATGCTCTTACCGCAGTCTTGCTCTGGTCCACGGTAGCAACGGCCTTCAAATTGGCATTGCGGTTTCTGACTCCCATTGAACTGCTGCTTTATTCGGGATCTTTTTCCACCCTTCTGCTCGGAGCGATTCTGCTCAAACAGGGAAAGTTCATGGAGGCCTTTCACTGCAGCGCCAGAGAGTACTTGCTGTCCATTTTCCTGGGGATTCTCAGTCCTTTTCTTTACTACCTGGTCCTGTTCAAAGCATACGCGCTGCTCCCCGCCCAACAAGCGCAACCCCTCAACTACACCTGGGCGATCACCCTTTCGTTACTGGCGGTTCCCCTGCTTAAACAGAAAATCCGCTGGCCCCAGTGGCTGGCGCTGGTGATCAGCTATTGCGGAGTGGTGGTCATTTCCACCGAAGGCCACCCTCTCAGTCTGCACTTTACCGACCCGTTCGGAGTCGCCCTCGCCCTGTTCAGCACCATCATCTGGGCCCTGTACTGGATCTTCAGCACCCGTGATCGACGCGATCCGATCGTCGGCCTGTTCGTCAATTTTCTGGCCAGCTTCCCGTTTGTGCTCGGCTGTTACCTGCTCACCACCGAGTTGCGGATCCCTGATTATCATGGTCTGCTGGGAGCTGCCTATGTCGGCACCTTTGAAATGGGAGCCTGTTTTGTGTTCTGGCTTATGGCCATGAAACTGACCGACAATACGGCCAAAATCAGCAATCTGATTTTCCTGTCACCGTTTCTCTCTTTGCTGTTCATTCATTTTCTGGTCGGCGAAGAAATCCTTGCCTCAACCTTCATCGGCCTGATCCTGATTGTTGTCGGGCTGCTCTGCCAACGGATCCGTTCCTGA
- a CDS encoding c(7)-type cytochrome triheme domain-containing protein — protein sequence MKKLTLLLVVLVLGAVTAALAVPPGKTLTFDKSPMGPVVFSGTVHKDAGVSCKECHNPEMFPKMKQGTVEITMAKIYAGELCGKCHNGTRAFEAKKNCTRCHKK from the coding sequence ATGAAAAAGTTGACGTTGTTGCTGGTTGTTCTGGTTCTCGGTGCCGTGACTGCTGCGCTTGCCGTTCCCCCCGGGAAAACTCTCACCTTTGACAAAAGTCCGATGGGACCGGTGGTTTTTTCGGGAACCGTCCATAAAGATGCCGGAGTCAGTTGTAAAGAATGTCACAACCCGGAGATGTTTCCGAAAATGAAACAAGGCACTGTCGAAATCACTATGGCGAAAATTTATGCAGGCGAGCTCTGTGGCAAGTGCCATAATGGGACTCGTGCGTTTGAGGCCAAAAAGAACTGCACCCGCTGTCATAAAAAGTAA
- a CDS encoding sigma-54-dependent transcriptional regulator → MIKKGRILLLDDDELIISMLARSLRKEGYDTQLLYSSARAVEKILDWQPDLMLLDIDLGEELNGLDILQMLQEEAVNFPVIMLTGDDSSESAIKAMRFGASDYLHKPFNVEEVKIVVDQLLKNSRLKDEVAYLKRSEAAAFGKEFIGEAGIVRKVLADARKIAEAGVPSVLITGKSGTGKEVLARKIHSWRFAQRKDFENVPYIAINCTALPENLIEGELFGHVKGAFTDAKSDKKGVFELADGGTLLLDEIGDMRPELQSKLLRVIEERTVRRIGGKVDLPIDVNLIACTNRDLKKQVLEGLFREDLYYRLSSFSIHLPPLKERDQDVLLLTRFFLDTFTRKYSKPVVDKIKPDAEKLLLDYPWPGNVRELRNVIERCVVMEKLDSLTADCLPLDIGGRQSQSPERRKTFQILLPEEGVSLEEVEKELLRLALERTGNNMTKAAGLLKLSYDAMRYQAKKHDLV, encoded by the coding sequence ATGATAAAAAAAGGTCGGATTCTGCTGCTTGACGATGATGAGCTGATCATCTCGATGCTGGCCCGGTCGCTGCGTAAAGAGGGGTACGATACCCAATTGCTGTACAGTTCTGCCCGGGCCGTGGAAAAGATTCTTGACTGGCAGCCGGATCTGATGCTCCTCGATATCGATCTGGGGGAAGAGCTGAACGGGCTCGATATTCTGCAGATGCTGCAGGAAGAAGCGGTCAATTTCCCGGTGATTATGCTGACCGGAGACGATTCCAGTGAGTCGGCCATCAAAGCGATGCGCTTCGGTGCGTCGGATTACCTGCACAAACCCTTTAATGTCGAAGAGGTCAAGATCGTCGTCGATCAGTTGTTGAAAAATTCACGCCTGAAGGACGAGGTCGCTTATCTGAAACGTTCGGAAGCCGCGGCGTTTGGCAAGGAGTTCATCGGTGAAGCAGGCATCGTCCGGAAAGTTCTGGCCGATGCGCGAAAAATCGCCGAAGCCGGCGTCCCTTCGGTGCTGATTACCGGTAAGTCGGGGACCGGCAAGGAAGTCCTAGCCCGGAAGATCCATTCCTGGCGGTTTGCGCAGCGCAAGGATTTTGAGAATGTCCCCTATATCGCCATCAACTGTACCGCTTTGCCCGAAAACCTGATCGAAGGGGAGCTGTTCGGGCATGTCAAAGGGGCCTTCACCGATGCCAAGAGTGACAAAAAGGGGGTCTTTGAACTGGCGGACGGTGGGACCTTGCTGCTGGATGAGATCGGCGACATGCGGCCGGAGCTGCAGAGCAAGCTGCTCAGAGTCATTGAGGAGCGGACCGTGCGCCGGATCGGGGGGAAGGTCGATTTGCCCATTGATGTCAATCTTATCGCCTGTACCAACCGGGATCTCAAAAAGCAGGTGCTGGAGGGGCTGTTTCGAGAGGATCTTTATTACCGGCTCAGTTCTTTTTCCATTCACTTGCCCCCGCTCAAGGAACGCGACCAGGATGTTTTGCTGCTGACGCGGTTTTTTCTGGACACTTTTACCAGGAAATATTCCAAGCCGGTGGTCGACAAAATCAAGCCGGATGCGGAGAAGCTGCTGCTGGACTATCCCTGGCCGGGCAATGTCCGGGAACTGCGCAATGTGATTGAGCGTTGCGTGGTCATGGAAAAACTTGACAGCCTGACCGCTGACTGCCTGCCTCTTGATATCGGCGGGCGGCAGTCCCAGTCTCCGGAACGACGCAAGACTTTTCAGATTCTGTTGCCGGAAGAAGGGGTCTCCCTGGAAGAGGTCGAAAAAGAACTGCTACGCCTGGCTCTGGAACGGACCGGCAACAATATGACCAAAGCCGCCGGCCTGCTCAAACTCAGCTACGATGCCATGCGCTACCAGGCCAAGAAACATGATCTGGTCTAG
- a CDS encoding PAS domain-containing hybrid sensor histidine kinase/response regulator, whose protein sequence is MSEMKSTVTDPLREIVELKKKNQQLEESLRILSSTSSRYQVLVENAADAIFLGNPQGNIIEANRSAFKLCGYSKDELIGMNIGELFSVTEKERVPLRFDLLRAGQTVLAERLLTRKNRTTVAIQMNSSILPDGTFHSVMRDISERKKIEDALRLSEEKFSRAFKLSPDAININRLDDGVYLEINQGFTNITGWTEEEVIGKSSLSPELNIWYHKKDRDALVELLRRDGEVSGFIAKFQTRHGRIIYGMMSARVIDLNGELCLLNITRDITEQIEAQNKQRKLEEQMLQAQKLESLGVLAGGIAHDFNNILMAVIGHCELAQRRIANESPARPNLEQIKSAAAKAADLANQMLAYSGKGKFIVEPLNLNVLIIEMKQILGVSISKKAAISFDLFDALPTIEADATQMRQIIMNLVINASEALGQKNGVISITTGTQFCNKNYLSETWLDEDLPTGHYVFMEIADNGCGIPKNNISRIFEPFYSTKFSGRGLGMAAVLGIVRGHNGAIKVYSEPQMGSTFKVLFPASTLVAERIEAVDQPVEFKATGQVLLVDDEESLRSIGKAMLEELGFKVLTAADGFEALAFYQQHRQEISFVLMDLTMPHMDGEEAFRELRRIDPEVQVIICSGYNEIDVTQRFAGKGLAGFLKKPYQLQELQKAIGKITNSLPLRQAEAPQQPDNHQN, encoded by the coding sequence ATGTCTGAAATGAAAAGTACCGTCACGGACCCCTTACGGGAAATTGTCGAGCTGAAGAAAAAAAATCAGCAACTTGAAGAATCTCTACGTATCCTCAGCAGCACCAGCTCCCGTTATCAGGTACTGGTTGAAAATGCCGCAGACGCAATTTTTCTGGGCAATCCGCAAGGGAATATTATCGAGGCCAACCGGAGTGCTTTTAAACTTTGCGGATACAGCAAGGACGAGCTGATCGGGATGAACATCGGAGAACTTTTCTCCGTCACAGAAAAGGAGCGCGTCCCTCTTCGCTTTGACCTGCTCAGGGCAGGACAGACGGTCCTTGCCGAACGCCTGCTGACCCGGAAGAACAGAACCACGGTGGCCATTCAGATGAACAGCAGCATCCTCCCGGATGGCACGTTCCACTCTGTCATGCGGGATATTAGCGAGCGCAAAAAGATAGAAGATGCCCTCCGGCTATCAGAGGAAAAATTTTCCCGCGCATTCAAACTAAGCCCTGACGCTATCAACATCAACCGCCTTGATGATGGGGTCTATCTTGAGATCAACCAAGGCTTTACCAACATTACAGGATGGACCGAAGAGGAAGTCATCGGCAAAAGCTCCCTCTCTCCAGAGCTGAATATCTGGTATCACAAAAAAGATCGCGACGCCCTGGTTGAACTGTTGCGACGCGATGGCGAGGTCAGTGGCTTTATCGCCAAGTTCCAGACCAGGCATGGACGTATTATTTACGGGATGATGTCCGCTCGGGTTATTGACCTCAATGGTGAACTCTGCCTGCTGAACATAACCCGGGATATCACCGAACAGATTGAAGCTCAAAACAAGCAAAGAAAACTTGAAGAACAAATGCTGCAGGCCCAAAAGCTGGAAAGTCTGGGCGTTTTGGCAGGGGGAATTGCCCACGACTTCAATAATATCCTGATGGCTGTCATTGGTCACTGTGAACTAGCCCAAAGGCGGATTGCCAATGAATCTCCGGCTAGACCGAATCTGGAACAGATCAAATCAGCCGCGGCCAAGGCCGCAGATCTTGCCAACCAGATGCTCGCCTATTCGGGCAAAGGGAAATTCATCGTCGAGCCCCTCAATCTCAATGTATTGATTATTGAGATGAAGCAGATTCTGGGAGTCTCCATCAGTAAAAAAGCCGCCATTAGTTTTGACTTGTTTGATGCGCTGCCAACCATTGAAGCCGATGCCACTCAGATGCGGCAAATTATCATGAACCTGGTCATCAACGCTTCTGAAGCTCTAGGTCAAAAAAACGGCGTCATCTCAATCACCACAGGAACCCAATTCTGTAATAAAAATTACCTGAGTGAAACCTGGCTGGATGAGGATCTACCCACCGGACATTACGTCTTCATGGAAATTGCAGATAACGGCTGCGGCATTCCCAAAAACAATATAAGCCGGATTTTCGAACCATTTTACAGCACCAAATTTTCAGGCCGAGGCCTCGGCATGGCAGCAGTTCTCGGGATTGTTCGCGGCCATAACGGGGCGATAAAAGTTTATAGCGAACCACAGATGGGCAGCACTTTCAAAGTCCTGTTTCCAGCTTCGACACTGGTGGCTGAGCGGATTGAAGCAGTTGATCAACCGGTCGAGTTTAAAGCCACCGGTCAGGTTCTGCTGGTTGATGATGAGGAAAGCTTGCGCAGTATCGGCAAAGCTATGCTTGAAGAACTGGGGTTCAAAGTTTTAACTGCCGCTGACGGATTTGAAGCGCTCGCTTTTTACCAGCAGCACCGGCAGGAAATCAGTTTTGTCCTGATGGATCTGACCATGCCCCACATGGACGGAGAAGAGGCCTTCCGCGAATTGAGGCGCATCGATCCAGAGGTTCAGGTCATTATCTGCAGTGGCTACAATGAAATTGATGTCACGCAACGTTTTGCCGGCAAAGGCTTAGCCGGGTTTCTTAAAAAACCCTATCAACTCCAGGAATTGCAGAAAGCCATCGGCAAGATAACCAACTCTCTGCCCTTACGCCAGGCCGAAGCTCCACAGCAGCCCGACAACCACCAGAACTGA
- a CDS encoding DMT family transporter, with product MKLLQATPSKSTGAWFVLGAALLWGTTGTAQAFAPPGFDSRVIGALRLLIGGLALLFLAVRHKELGRIRDWPFWPTLLASVLTASYQLCFFSAVARTGVAVGTIVGIGSAPVAGGLLGLIFRGERPSRRWFSATVLAIGGCVLLSLSGGDISVDLFGITLAFGAGASYAAYTLIIKGILEQHSPNAVVAVVTCGGAIFLLPALLHMDLDWLLQPRAMAVALHLGLASMALSYWLFARGLQTVQVATATTLTLAEPMTAGILGILVLKEQVDTVAICGIVLIFTGLVSLVVKRRREIISEERP from the coding sequence TTGAAACTGCTTCAAGCCACTCCTTCCAAATCGACCGGCGCCTGGTTCGTACTCGGTGCAGCTTTACTCTGGGGGACAACCGGAACCGCCCAGGCGTTCGCCCCGCCAGGTTTCGACTCCAGAGTGATCGGCGCGTTACGGCTGCTGATCGGCGGACTGGCGTTGCTGTTTCTGGCGGTCAGGCATAAGGAATTGGGCAGAATCCGTGACTGGCCGTTCTGGCCAACCCTGCTGGCCTCGGTACTCACCGCCAGCTACCAGCTGTGTTTTTTTTCCGCTGTGGCCAGAACCGGGGTTGCCGTCGGCACCATCGTCGGTATCGGCAGCGCACCGGTGGCCGGCGGTTTGCTCGGTTTGATTTTTCGCGGCGAACGCCCCAGCAGGCGCTGGTTCAGCGCCACCGTCCTGGCCATCGGCGGCTGTGTATTGTTAAGTCTCAGCGGCGGAGATATCTCCGTCGACCTGTTCGGAATCACCCTGGCCTTCGGCGCCGGAGCATCCTACGCCGCGTACACTCTGATCATTAAGGGCATCCTTGAGCAGCATTCTCCCAACGCCGTCGTTGCGGTGGTGACCTGTGGTGGGGCTATTTTCCTGCTCCCCGCGCTGTTGCATATGGATCTGGACTGGCTCCTTCAACCCCGGGCAATGGCGGTCGCACTGCACCTGGGGTTGGCCTCCATGGCGCTGTCTTATTGGCTGTTCGCCCGCGGCCTGCAGACGGTCCAGGTCGCCACAGCGACCACCTTGACCTTGGCCGAACCGATGACCGCAGGAATCCTGGGCATTCTGGTTCTCAAGGAACAGGTGGACACCGTGGCAATCTGCGGGATTGTCCTGATCTTTACCGGCTTGGTCTCCCTGGTTGTCAAACGACGCCGGGAGATTATCTCCGAGGAGCGTCCATGA
- a CDS encoding AI-2E family transporter, translating to MTPPASETTSSRLLLTLASLVIVFAGLKTAQALIVPFLLAFFISIVCAGPFYWLQQKKVPAPLALLLVIAIVMLGGLGVLTVVGTSVTSFTQQLPTYQEQLRAQTLSLFGWLEHMGIKISRQVLLQHFDPGAIMQSAASMLATAGGVLTNSFLILLTVIFILLEAAGMPNKLRAALTDAESSLATFGKFVDGVRQYLAIKTLVSFLTGMVIALGLLLLGLDYALLWGMIAFLLNYVPNIGSIIASVPALLLASVQLGWLPTLLVAILYLITNMIMGNIVEPRLMGRKLGLSALVVFLSLVFWGWILGPVGMLLSVPLTMIVKIALQVNESTRWLAILLGSDTQASPPVKNS from the coding sequence ATGACACCCCCTGCAAGCGAAACCACCAGCAGCAGACTGCTGCTCACATTGGCATCTCTGGTCATTGTTTTTGCCGGCCTGAAAACTGCTCAGGCCCTGATCGTGCCTTTTCTGTTGGCGTTTTTCATTTCCATCGTTTGCGCCGGTCCGTTTTACTGGCTGCAACAGAAAAAGGTTCCAGCCCCGCTGGCGCTGCTGCTGGTCATCGCTATCGTTATGCTGGGCGGGCTGGGGGTTTTGACTGTTGTCGGCACTTCCGTCACCAGTTTCACCCAGCAGTTGCCGACCTACCAGGAACAATTGAGAGCGCAAACCCTGAGCCTGTTCGGCTGGCTGGAACACATGGGGATCAAAATCTCCCGGCAGGTTCTACTGCAACATTTTGATCCGGGCGCCATCATGCAGTCGGCCGCCAGCATGCTCGCCACTGCGGGCGGGGTCCTCACCAATTCATTCCTGATTCTGCTGACCGTCATCTTCATCCTGCTTGAGGCTGCGGGGATGCCGAATAAACTGCGCGCCGCTCTGACCGATGCCGAAAGTTCACTGGCAACCTTTGGAAAATTTGTCGACGGGGTGCGTCAATACCTGGCCATCAAAACCCTGGTCAGTTTTCTGACCGGCATGGTCATTGCTCTGGGTCTGCTGCTGCTCGGCCTGGACTATGCACTGCTTTGGGGCATGATCGCCTTTCTACTGAATTATGTCCCGAATATCGGTTCGATCATCGCGTCGGTCCCGGCTTTATTGCTGGCGTCTGTGCAACTGGGCTGGCTGCCGACCCTGCTGGTCGCCATCCTCTACCTGATTACCAATATGATTATGGGGAATATTGTCGAACCCCGCCTGATGGGCCGCAAACTTGGCCTGTCTGCATTGGTTGTTTTTCTTTCTTTGGTTTTCTGGGGCTGGATTCTGGGGCCTGTCGGCATGCTGCTCTCGGTCCCGTTGACGATGATTGTCAAAATTGCCTTGCAGGTTAATGAATCGACCCGTTGGCTGGCAATCCTTCTCGGCTCGGACACGCAGGCCTCCCCCCCGGTCAAAAACAGCTGA
- a CDS encoding aldo/keto reductase, producing MLYCPFGKTGTQISAVSFGGMRFADPADINASAALIHYAHSKGINYFDTAPAYCGDRSEDIFGTALRGLPRNSFLVSTKCGRASGDELRRSLERSLQRLGVDSIDFFYIWHLMNPADWDSRRRGGAVEAALRAREEGLIGHLLCSSHMEGTALGQVLAEDVFAGVLLGYNVLNFPYRRAAVELAGQYGIGVVTMNPLRGGLIPQNPQRFRFLKTITGDDLVPAALRFNLSHPAISSALVGIATRQDIDMAVAAMEEFSPYNSAQLQQLQDNTREAFSGLCTGCGYCLPCPADIPVPKFMDSYNQLILSGGKHQAVQDRFNMHWRISPELAHRCIACGACEQRCTQHLPIIERLAELPDKTASA from the coding sequence ATGCTTTACTGCCCGTTCGGCAAGACCGGCACCCAGATTTCCGCGGTCAGCTTCGGTGGGATGCGTTTCGCCGATCCTGCCGATATCAACGCCAGTGCCGCCCTCATCCATTACGCTCACAGCAAAGGGATCAACTATTTTGATACCGCCCCCGCCTACTGTGGAGACCGCAGTGAGGACATTTTCGGAACCGCCTTGCGGGGACTGCCCCGGAACAGTTTTCTGGTCTCGACCAAGTGTGGTCGCGCCAGCGGGGATGAGCTACGGCGCAGCCTGGAAAGGAGTTTGCAACGACTGGGGGTCGACAGCATCGACTTTTTTTACATCTGGCACCTGATGAACCCGGCCGACTGGGACAGCCGGCGGCGCGGCGGTGCGGTCGAGGCGGCCCTGCGCGCCCGGGAAGAAGGTTTGATCGGCCACCTGCTCTGTTCCTCCCATATGGAAGGGACTGCCCTGGGGCAAGTGCTGGCGGAGGATGTTTTTGCCGGCGTGCTGCTCGGCTACAATGTCCTGAACTTTCCCTATCGCCGCGCAGCCGTTGAGTTAGCCGGCCAGTACGGTATCGGTGTGGTCACCATGAACCCTCTCAGGGGAGGGCTGATCCCACAGAATCCGCAACGCTTCCGTTTTCTGAAAACCATCACCGGGGACGATCTGGTTCCTGCCGCCCTGCGTTTCAACCTCTCCCACCCAGCTATCAGTTCTGCGCTGGTCGGTATCGCAACCCGCCAGGATATCGATATGGCCGTCGCGGCGATGGAGGAATTTTCCCCCTATAACAGCGCCCAGCTGCAACAGCTGCAGGACAACACTCGGGAAGCTTTCAGCGGGCTTTGCACCGGCTGCGGTTATTGTTTGCCCTGCCCGGCCGATATTCCGGTCCCCAAATTCATGGACAGCTATAATCAGCTGATTCTGTCCGGCGGCAAACACCAGGCGGTACAGGACCGCTTTAACATGCATTGGCGCATCAGTCCGGAGCTGGCCCACCGATGTATCGCCTGCGGAGCCTGTGAACAGCGCTGTACCCAGCACCTGCCGATCATTGAGCGGTTGGCGGAATTGCCCGATAAAACGGCATCAGCCTGA
- a CDS encoding EAL and HDOD domain-containing protein: protein MEHFIARQPIFDTRGRVQAYELLFRSGLHNYFDCDDQDHAAASVIANSNLLFDLEEMTGGTRAFINCTRRVLIEELMTTLPRHQVAVEILEDVEIDATLIDACRRLKEQGYMLALDDFVYHKSYEPLLEIADIVKVDFLLSDVQQQEELARTMIPRGIKMLAEKVETPDVYEQAKRMGYQLFQGYFFAKPVIISRKDIPTNKMQFLRILRDVHAEEVDFKRLAKTIQSEVSLSYKLLKLVNSAAFALRNRVTSIIQALSLLGLREIRSWISLLSISFMADDKPAELISSSLIRARLCEQLALPCGLGSRQADLFLMGLFSLLDVIMSRPIDEILNEIHVESDIVDALTGIPGPLKTTLELVIAMEKGEWNQVSTLAAALQIDEQLLPSAYLDAVRWAQDIHSI from the coding sequence TTGGAACACTTCATCGCTCGGCAACCGATTTTTGACACCAGAGGTCGCGTCCAAGCTTACGAGCTGCTTTTTCGATCCGGCCTGCACAACTATTTCGACTGCGACGATCAGGATCATGCAGCGGCCAGCGTCATCGCCAACAGCAACCTGCTCTTCGACCTGGAAGAAATGACCGGCGGAACTCGGGCTTTCATCAACTGCACCCGCCGGGTGCTGATTGAAGAGTTGATGACAACCCTACCCCGCCACCAGGTAGCTGTCGAAATTCTCGAAGATGTCGAAATCGATGCCACCCTGATTGACGCCTGCCGGCGCTTGAAAGAACAAGGCTATATGCTGGCCCTGGACGATTTCGTCTATCATAAGAGTTATGAACCTCTTTTGGAGATTGCAGACATCGTCAAGGTCGACTTTTTGCTCAGTGATGTTCAACAGCAGGAAGAGCTGGCCCGAACCATGATCCCGCGGGGGATCAAAATGCTCGCCGAAAAAGTCGAAACCCCGGATGTCTACGAACAGGCCAAGAGAATGGGTTACCAGCTGTTCCAGGGCTACTTTTTCGCCAAACCGGTGATTATCTCCAGAAAAGACATTCCGACCAACAAGATGCAGTTCCTGCGCATTTTGCGCGATGTTCACGCTGAAGAGGTCGACTTTAAAAGATTGGCCAAGACCATCCAAAGTGAAGTATCGCTGTCTTATAAGCTCCTCAAACTGGTCAACTCTGCGGCGTTCGCCCTGCGCAATCGGGTGACCTCCATTATTCAGGCATTGTCCCTGCTTGGCCTGCGGGAAATCCGCTCCTGGATCTCCCTGCTCTCCATCTCATTCATGGCCGATGACAAGCCAGCCGAGCTGATTTCGAGCTCACTGATCCGCGCCCGGCTCTGCGAACAATTGGCTCTGCCCTGCGGGTTGGGTAGTCGCCAGGCCGACCTGTTCCTGATGGGACTGTTTTCGTTACTCGACGTCATCATGTCCCGGCCAATTGATGAAATCCTCAATGAGATCCATGTCGAAAGCGACATTGTTGATGCCCTGACCGGGATTCCCGGACCATTAAAAACAACCCTTGAGCTGGTCATCGCCATGGAAAAGGGAGAATGGAATCAGGTTTCGACCCTGGCCGCGGCGCTCCAGATCGATGAGCAACTCCTTCCTTCGGCCTATCTCGATGCTGTCAGATGGGCACAGGACATTCACTCAATATAA
- a CDS encoding DUF554 domain-containing protein, protein MILQGTLVNVGAVVVGSLLGRWAGRFLSPRLRQTMMAGLGLAVLLIGLQLALQSQQLMVVIGSLIFGGLLGELIGIEARLERFGQKLQAKFSGSGGIAEGFVTASLLFCVGAMAIMGALQDGLGDRPTILYAKAALDGVAAIALTSTLGIGVIFSVIPLLLYQGGITLVADLASAVLTEPVISEMNAVGGLLIVAIACDLLGFKRLPVGNLLPSVLVVVGLLWSFGLA, encoded by the coding sequence ATGATTTTACAGGGAACTTTGGTCAATGTCGGGGCCGTTGTGGTCGGCAGCCTGCTTGGTCGCTGGGCCGGCCGGTTTCTGTCTCCGCGCTTGCGCCAAACGATGATGGCCGGGCTTGGGCTGGCTGTTTTACTGATTGGTTTACAACTGGCCTTGCAAAGTCAGCAACTGATGGTGGTTATCGGCAGCCTGATTTTTGGTGGTTTGCTGGGAGAACTGATCGGGATAGAAGCTCGCCTGGAACGGTTTGGCCAGAAACTGCAAGCGAAATTTTCCGGATCGGGCGGAATCGCGGAAGGCTTTGTCACCGCCAGCCTGCTGTTCTGTGTTGGCGCCATGGCGATCATGGGTGCGCTGCAGGACGGACTGGGCGATCGTCCGACCATTCTTTATGCCAAGGCCGCCCTTGACGGGGTTGCGGCCATCGCTCTGACCTCAACCCTGGGCATCGGGGTGATATTTTCGGTGATCCCTCTGCTGCTCTATCAGGGGGGGATCACGCTGGTGGCTGATCTGGCCAGTGCGGTGTTGACGGAACCGGTTATCTCTGAAATGAATGCGGTCGGGGGGTTGCTGATTGTTGCCATTGCCTGTGATCTGCTCGGTTTCAAGAGACTGCCGGTCGGTAATTTGTTGCCGTCAGTTCTGGTGGTTGTCGGGCTGCTGTGGAGCTTCGGCCTGGCGTAA